A DNA window from Streptomyces sp. CA-278952 contains the following coding sequences:
- the atpE gene encoding ATP synthase F0 subunit C produces MSAAFETLAAVNGNVGTIGYGLAAIGPGIGIGIIFGNGVQAIARQPEAAGLIRQNMLLGFAVVEALALIGFVVPFIVK; encoded by the coding sequence ATGTCTGCTGCTTTCGAGACCCTCGCGGCCGTGAACGGCAACGTCGGCACCATCGGCTACGGCCTCGCCGCGATCGGCCCCGGCATCGGCATCGGCATCATCTTCGGTAACGGTGTGCAGGCCATCGCCCGCCAGCCCGAGGCTGCCGGCCTCATCCGCCAGAACATGCTGCTCGGCTTCGCCGTCGTCGAGGCCCTGGCCCTGATCGGCTTCGTCGTTCCGTTCATCGTCAAGTGA
- the atpB gene encoding F0F1 ATP synthase subunit A has translation MQKELLVTDAQTLAFETNCHLFKDCGFQAPSVWSFIFEPLFTIGPVEFNKPMLLAIIGTFAILAFFWVGFSKSKVVPGKLQMVAEALYDFVHRGIAKEVIGKKGEPFVPLLVSLFFFVWILNLWALIPLAQFPVSSVIAYPVGLALVVWVTYMTVTFRTNGFVGGIRNLCVPSGLPKPIYVLLTPLEFVSNVLVRPFTLAVRLFANMFAGHILILIFTIATWYMLGTVLGTVYAGASFILTLVITVFEIFIQALQAYVFTVLTATYLSQALEEAH, from the coding sequence ATGCAGAAGGAGCTCTTGGTGACTGACGCCCAGACGCTCGCCTTCGAGACGAACTGCCACCTGTTCAAGGACTGCGGGTTCCAAGCTCCCAGTGTGTGGTCGTTCATCTTCGAGCCGCTCTTCACTATTGGGCCTGTCGAGTTCAACAAGCCCATGTTGCTCGCGATCATCGGTACCTTCGCGATCCTGGCCTTCTTCTGGGTCGGCTTCTCGAAGTCGAAGGTCGTCCCGGGCAAGCTGCAGATGGTCGCCGAGGCGCTGTACGACTTCGTCCACCGCGGTATCGCCAAAGAGGTCATCGGCAAGAAGGGCGAGCCCTTCGTTCCTCTGCTGGTCTCCCTGTTCTTCTTCGTCTGGATCCTGAACCTCTGGGCACTCATTCCCCTCGCCCAGTTCCCGGTCAGCTCCGTCATCGCCTACCCCGTCGGCCTCGCGCTGGTCGTCTGGGTGACGTACATGACGGTGACGTTCCGGACGAACGGATTCGTCGGGGGCATTCGCAACCTCTGCGTCCCGAGCGGTCTGCCCAAGCCGATCTACGTGCTGCTGACGCCGCTGGAGTTCGTCTCCAACGTGCTCGTCCGCCCGTTCACGCTGGCGGTTCGACTCTTCGCGAACATGTTCGCGGGCCACATCCTGATCCTGATCTTCACGATCGCCACCTGGTACATGCTCGGCACGGTCCTGGGCACGGTCTACGCCGGAGCGTCGTTCATCCTGACGCTGGTCATCACCGTGTTCGAGATCTTCATCCAGGCCCTTCAGGCCTACGTGTTCACCGTGCTGACCGCCACGTACCTCTCCCAGGCGCTCGAAGAAGCCCACTGA
- the atpA gene encoding F0F1 ATP synthase subunit alpha: MAELTIRPEEIRDALDNFVQSYQPDAASREEVGTVSVAGDGIAKVEGLPSAMANELLKFEDGTLGLALNLEEREIGAIVLGEFSGIEEGQPVQRTGEVLSVGVGEGYLGRVVDPLGNPIDGLGEIETDSRRALELQAPGVMVRKSVHEPMQTGYKAVDAMVPIGRGQRQLIIGDRQTGKTALAVDTIINQRDNWRSGDVNKQVRCIYVAIGQKGSTIASVRGALEEAGALEYTTIVAAPASDPAGFKYLAPYTGSAIGQHWMYAGKHVLIIFDDLSKQADAYRAVSLLLRRPPGREAYPGDVFYLHSRLLERCAKLSDEMGAGSMTGLPIVETKANDVSAFIPTNVISITDGQCFLESDLFNAGQRPALNVGISVSRVGGSAQHKAMKQVSGRLRVDLAQYRELEAFAAFGSDLDAASKASLERGKRMVELLKQPQYAPFPMEEQVVSVWAGTTGKMDEVPVEDIRRFEGELLEYLRRERKDLLTSIAEGGKMSDDTLQSIADAIAAFKQQFETSDGKLLGEG, from the coding sequence ATGGCGGAGCTCACGATCCGGCCGGAGGAGATCCGGGACGCACTGGATAACTTTGTCCAGTCGTACCAGCCGGACGCGGCCTCGCGCGAGGAGGTCGGTACGGTCAGCGTTGCCGGCGACGGCATCGCGAAGGTGGAGGGTCTTCCCTCCGCCATGGCGAACGAGCTGCTGAAGTTCGAGGACGGCACCCTCGGTCTCGCCCTCAACCTCGAGGAGCGCGAGATCGGTGCGATCGTCCTCGGCGAGTTCAGCGGCATCGAGGAGGGCCAGCCGGTGCAGCGCACCGGTGAGGTGCTCTCCGTCGGCGTCGGCGAGGGTTACCTCGGCCGCGTCGTCGACCCGCTCGGCAACCCGATCGACGGTCTCGGCGAGATCGAGACCGACAGCCGCCGCGCCCTCGAGCTGCAGGCCCCTGGCGTCATGGTCCGCAAGTCGGTGCACGAGCCGATGCAGACCGGCTACAAGGCCGTCGACGCCATGGTGCCGATCGGCCGCGGCCAGCGTCAGCTGATCATCGGCGACCGTCAGACGGGTAAGACCGCTCTGGCCGTCGACACGATCATCAACCAGCGTGACAACTGGCGCTCGGGCGACGTGAACAAGCAGGTGCGCTGCATCTACGTCGCCATCGGTCAGAAGGGTTCCACCATCGCCTCCGTGCGTGGTGCGCTCGAAGAGGCCGGTGCGCTGGAGTACACGACCATCGTCGCCGCCCCGGCGTCCGACCCGGCCGGCTTCAAGTACCTGGCGCCGTACACCGGTTCGGCCATCGGCCAGCACTGGATGTACGCCGGCAAGCACGTCCTGATCATCTTCGACGACCTCTCGAAGCAGGCCGACGCCTACCGCGCCGTGTCCCTGCTGCTGCGCCGCCCGCCGGGCCGCGAGGCCTACCCGGGTGACGTCTTCTACCTGCACTCGCGTCTGCTGGAGCGCTGCGCCAAGCTCTCCGACGAGATGGGCGCCGGTTCGATGACGGGCCTCCCGATCGTCGAGACCAAGGCGAACGACGTGTCGGCGTTCATTCCGACCAACGTCATCTCCATCACCGACGGCCAGTGCTTCCTGGAGTCCGACCTGTTCAACGCGGGTCAGCGTCCGGCGCTCAACGTCGGTATCTCGGTCTCCCGCGTCGGTGGCTCCGCCCAGCACAAGGCCATGAAGCAGGTCTCCGGCCGGCTTCGCGTGGACCTCGCCCAGTACCGCGAGCTGGAGGCGTTCGCCGCCTTTGGTTCCGACCTGGACGCGGCCTCGAAGGCCTCGCTGGAGCGCGGTAAGCGCATGGTCGAGCTGCTGAAGCAGCCGCAGTACGCCCCGTTCCCGATGGAGGAGCAGGTCGTCTCGGTCTGGGCCGGCACCACGGGCAAGATGGACGAGGTCCCGGTCGAGGACATCCGCCGCTTCGAGGGCGAGCTGCTCGAGTACCTGCGCCGTGAGCGCAAGGACCTCCTGACCAGCATCGCCGAGGGCGGCAAGATGTCCGACGACACGCTGCAGTCGATCGCGGACGCGATCGCCGCCTTCAAGCAGCAGTTCGAGACCTCGGACGGCAAGCTCCTGGGCGAGGGCTGA
- a CDS encoding arsenate reductase/protein-tyrosine-phosphatase family protein — MTAPEGRGIAGRTDTFRILHVSTGNVCRSPITERLTRHALVDRLGDPLSGGLIVESAGTWGHEGAPMEANAEVVLADFGADATGFVGRELLDEHVIRADLVLTATRDHRAQVISMGHSAGLRTFTLKEFTRLVRAIDPATLPDARDEGVVERARALVRAAAALRGWLLAPTAEADEVYDPYGAPITFFRSIGDEINQALDPVVTALTGVRAPH; from the coding sequence TTGACCGCCCCCGAGGGGCGTGGCATAGCGGGGCGGACCGATACCTTCCGCATCCTCCACGTCAGCACCGGCAACGTCTGCCGCTCACCGATCACCGAGCGGCTGACCCGCCATGCCCTGGTGGACCGCCTCGGCGACCCGCTCAGCGGCGGCCTCATCGTGGAGAGCGCCGGCACCTGGGGCCACGAGGGCGCGCCCATGGAGGCCAACGCCGAGGTCGTCCTCGCCGACTTCGGAGCGGACGCCACCGGCTTCGTCGGCCGCGAACTGCTGGACGAGCACGTGATCCGCGCCGACCTGGTCCTCACCGCCACCCGCGACCACCGTGCCCAGGTCATCTCGATGGGCCACTCCGCCGGCCTGCGCACCTTCACGCTCAAGGAGTTCACCCGGCTGGTGCGGGCCATAGACCCGGCCACCCTGCCCGACGCGCGCGACGAGGGCGTCGTCGAGCGCGCCCGCGCCCTGGTGCGCGCCGCCGCCGCGCTGCGCGGCTGGCTGCTGGCCCCGACCGCCGAGGCCGACGAGGTCTACGACCCCTACGGCGCCCCCATCACCTTCTTCCGCTCCATCGGCGACGAGATCAACCAGGCGCTCGACCCCGTAGTCACCGCCCTCACCGGCGTACGCGCCCCGCACTGA
- a CDS encoding F0F1 ATP synthase subunit delta, giving the protein MNSASREALAAARERLDALTDSTSVDAAKLAEELASVTALLHREVSLRRVLTDPAQSGESKAELAARLLGGQVGGETVDLVSGLVRSRWSQSRDLVDSVEELANTADLTAAQRGGRLDDVEDELFRFGRIVGSDKELRSALTSRTATASAKGELLRSLLGGKAQPVTERIIVRLVTQPRGRSLEAGLDSLSKLAAERRDRMVAVVTSAVPLSDRQKQRLGDALAKLYGRQMHLNLDVDPAVLGGISVRVGDEIINGTVAERLEEATRRMAG; this is encoded by the coding sequence ATGAACAGCGCGAGCCGCGAAGCACTGGCTGCCGCACGCGAGCGTCTCGACGCGCTGACCGACAGTACGTCGGTCGACGCGGCGAAGCTCGCCGAGGAGCTGGCATCGGTCACCGCGCTGCTCCACCGCGAAGTATCCCTGCGCCGGGTCCTCACCGACCCGGCCCAGAGCGGCGAGAGCAAGGCCGAGCTGGCCGCGCGTCTGCTCGGCGGACAGGTGGGCGGCGAGACCGTCGACCTGGTCTCCGGTCTGGTCCGGTCCCGCTGGTCGCAGTCGCGTGACCTGGTGGACTCGGTCGAGGAGCTGGCGAACACCGCAGACCTCACCGCGGCCCAGCGCGGCGGCCGCCTCGACGACGTCGAGGACGAGCTGTTCCGGTTCGGCCGGATCGTCGGCTCCGACAAGGAGCTGCGCTCCGCGCTCACCAGCCGTACGGCCACGGCGTCCGCCAAGGGCGAGCTGCTGCGCAGCCTGCTCGGCGGCAAGGCGCAGCCGGTCACCGAGCGGATCATCGTCCGCCTGGTCACCCAGCCCCGTGGACGTAGCCTGGAAGCAGGGCTGGACTCGCTGTCCAAGCTCGCCGCGGAGCGCCGGGACCGCATGGTCGCCGTCGTCACCTCGGCGGTGCCGCTCAGCGACCGGCAGAAGCAGCGCCTCGGCGACGCCCTGGCGAAGCTCTACGGCCGGCAGATGCACCTGAACCTGGACGTGGACCCCGCGGTCCTCGGCGGGATCTCGGTGCGCGTCGGTGACGAGATCATCAACGGCACCGTCGCGGAGCGCCTCGAAGAGGCGACCCGCCGCATGGCCGGCTGA
- the atpD gene encoding F0F1 ATP synthase subunit beta, translated as MTTTVETAAATGRVARVIGPVVDVEFPVDAMPEIYNALHVEVADPAEDGARKTLTLEVAQHLGDGVVRAISMQPTDGLVRQAPVTNTGKGIMVPVGDITKGKVFNTLGQILNDPEAEAQITERWPIHRKAPAFDQLESKTEMFETGLKVVDLLTPYVKGGKIGLFGGAGVGKTVLIQEMIMRVAKLHDGVSVFAGVGERTREGNDLIDEMTESGVLEKTALVFGQMDEPPGTRLRVALSALTMAEYFRDVQKQDVLLFIDNIFRFTQAGSEVSTLLGRMPSAVGYQPTLADEMGVLQERITSTRGHSITSMQAIYVPADDLTDPAPATTFAHLDATTVLSRPISEKGIYPAVDPLDSTSRILDPRYISQDHYAAASRVKGILQKYKDLQDIIAILGIDELGEEDKLVVHRARRVERFLSQNTHAAKQFTGLDGSDVPLDESISAFNAICDGDYDHFPEQAFFMCGGLDDLKSKAKELGVS; from the coding sequence ATGACGACGACAGTTGAGACGGCCGCTGCCACGGGCCGCGTCGCCCGGGTCATCGGCCCGGTCGTCGACGTGGAGTTCCCCGTCGACGCGATGCCGGAGATCTACAACGCCCTCCACGTCGAGGTCGCCGACCCGGCCGAGGACGGCGCCCGCAAGACGCTGACCCTGGAAGTCGCCCAGCACCTGGGTGACGGCGTGGTCCGCGCGATCTCGATGCAGCCCACCGACGGCCTGGTCCGCCAGGCCCCGGTGACCAACACCGGCAAGGGCATCATGGTGCCGGTCGGTGACATCACCAAGGGCAAGGTGTTCAACACCCTCGGTCAGATCCTGAACGACCCGGAAGCCGAAGCGCAGATCACCGAGCGCTGGCCGATCCACCGCAAGGCCCCGGCCTTCGACCAGCTCGAGTCGAAGACCGAGATGTTCGAGACCGGCCTGAAGGTCGTCGACCTGCTGACCCCGTACGTCAAGGGCGGCAAGATCGGTCTCTTCGGTGGTGCGGGCGTCGGCAAGACGGTCCTCATCCAGGAAATGATCATGCGTGTGGCGAAGCTGCACGACGGTGTGTCGGTGTTCGCCGGTGTCGGTGAGCGCACCCGTGAGGGCAACGACCTCATCGACGAGATGACCGAGTCGGGCGTTCTGGAGAAGACCGCGCTCGTCTTCGGCCAGATGGACGAGCCGCCGGGGACGCGTCTGCGCGTGGCCCTGTCCGCCCTGACCATGGCGGAGTACTTCCGCGATGTGCAGAAGCAGGACGTGCTGCTCTTCATCGACAACATCTTCCGCTTCACGCAGGCCGGCTCCGAGGTCTCCACGCTGCTCGGCCGCATGCCGTCCGCGGTGGGTTACCAGCCGACCCTGGCCGACGAGATGGGTGTGCTCCAGGAGCGCATCACCTCGACGCGTGGTCACTCGATCACCTCGATGCAGGCGATCTACGTCCCCGCGGACGACCTGACCGACCCGGCCCCGGCCACCACGTTCGCCCACCTCGACGCGACGACGGTTCTCTCCCGTCCGATCTCCGAGAAGGGCATCTACCCGGCCGTGGACCCGCTGGACTCCACGTCCCGCATCCTGGACCCGCGTTACATCTCGCAGGACCACTACGCCGCGGCCAGCCGCGTCAAGGGGATCCTCCAGAAGTACAAGGACCTCCAGGACATCATCGCGATCCTCGGTATCGACGAGCTGGGCGAGGAGGACAAGCTCGTTGTCCACCGTGCCCGTCGCGTCGAGCGCTTCCTGTCGCAGAACACCCACGCCGCCAAGCAGTTCACCGGCCTGGACGGTTCGGACGTTCCGCTCGA
- a CDS encoding F0F1 ATP synthase subunit gamma, giving the protein MGAQLRVYKRRIQAVTATKKITKAMEMIAASRIVKAQRKVAASKPYATELTRAVTAVATGSNAKHPLTTEVEAPTRAAVLLVTSDRGLAGGYSSNAIKAAERLRERLASEGKEVDTFIVGRKGVAYYGFRERKVEDSWTGFTDNPAYGDAKRIAAPLIEAIQKDTAEGGVDELHIVFTEFVSMMTQNAVDDRMLPLSLDEVAQESTRKGEILPLFDFEPSAEDVLDALLPRYVESRIYNALLQAAASEHAARRRAMKSATDNAGDLIKSLSRLANAARQAEITQEISEIVGGASALADATAGSDK; this is encoded by the coding sequence ATGGGCGCTCAGCTTCGCGTTTACAAGCGCCGCATCCAAGCCGTCACCGCGACCAAGAAGATCACCAAGGCGATGGAGATGATCGCCGCCTCGCGCATCGTCAAGGCGCAGCGCAAGGTGGCGGCGTCCAAGCCGTACGCGACCGAGCTCACCCGTGCGGTGACCGCGGTGGCGACCGGTTCCAACGCCAAGCACCCGCTCACCACCGAGGTCGAGGCCCCGACCCGGGCCGCGGTCCTGCTCGTCACGAGCGACCGCGGTCTGGCCGGCGGCTACTCCTCCAACGCCATCAAGGCCGCGGAGCGACTGCGCGAGCGCCTTGCCTCCGAGGGCAAGGAGGTCGACACGTTCATCGTCGGCCGCAAGGGTGTCGCGTACTACGGCTTCCGCGAGCGCAAGGTCGAGGACTCCTGGACCGGCTTCACCGACAACCCGGCGTACGGAGATGCCAAGCGCATCGCCGCCCCGTTGATCGAGGCCATCCAGAAGGACACGGCCGAGGGCGGCGTCGACGAGCTGCACATCGTCTTCACGGAATTCGTGTCGATGATGACGCAGAACGCGGTCGACGACCGGATGCTGCCGCTTTCGCTCGACGAGGTGGCGCAGGAGAGCACCCGCAAGGGTGAGATCCTTCCGCTGTTCGACTTCGAGCCGTCGGCCGAGGACGTCCTCGACGCCCTTCTGCCGCGCTACGTCGAGAGCCGCATCTACAACGCACTGCTGCAGGCGGCCGCTTCCGAGCACGCTGCCCGCCGCCGCGCGATGAAGTCGGCCACCGACAACGCCGGGGACCTCATCAAGAGCCTGTCCCGGCTTGCCAACGCGGCCCGACAGGCCGAAATCACCCAGGAAATCAGCGAGATCGTCGGCGGTGCCAGTGCTCTGGCCGACGCGACCGCGGGGAGTGACAAGTAA
- a CDS encoding MraY family glycosyltransferase gives MGQPVRDYLLTLCVTAAVTYLLTGPVRKFAIAVGAMPAIRARDVHREPTPRLGGIAMFGGLCAGLIVADHLFNLQGVFELSNEPRALLSGAALIWLIGVLDDKFEIDALIKLGGQMIAAAVMVIQGLTILWLPIPGVGTVALTQWQGTLLTVALVVITINAVNFVDGLDGLAAGMVCIASTAFFLYAYRLWMGYGIEAAAPATLFAAILMGMCLGFLPHNMHPARIFMGDSGSMLIGLVLAAGAISITGQVDPDLMKIFEGSEREATHALLPVFIPLVLPLTIIAIPAADLVLAIVRRTWNGQSPFAADRGHLHHRLLEIGHSHSRAVLIMYFWSALIAFGAVGYSVHSASSWIVFVIIAASAVGLVLLLMPRFTPRAPHWANRFVPPRYRHRGAEQDPAIPYEERPAPVASGAQQGPSDARMDEEAAERAPVAVGVSGVNGATAIGARSRFPDRRSIDSSH, from the coding sequence GTGGGGCAGCCCGTGCGTGATTACCTGCTGACGCTCTGTGTCACGGCAGCGGTGACCTATCTGCTGACCGGACCGGTGCGTAAGTTCGCCATCGCGGTCGGGGCGATGCCCGCGATCCGTGCGCGCGACGTCCACCGCGAGCCGACACCCCGGCTCGGTGGGATCGCCATGTTCGGCGGACTGTGCGCGGGACTGATCGTCGCGGACCACCTCTTCAATCTGCAGGGCGTCTTCGAACTCTCCAACGAGCCGAGGGCGTTGCTCTCCGGCGCCGCCCTGATCTGGTTGATCGGCGTCCTCGACGACAAGTTCGAGATCGACGCCCTGATCAAGCTCGGCGGCCAGATGATCGCCGCCGCCGTCATGGTCATCCAGGGGCTCACGATCCTGTGGCTGCCGATCCCCGGCGTCGGCACGGTGGCCCTCACCCAGTGGCAGGGCACGCTGCTCACGGTGGCGCTGGTCGTCATCACGATCAACGCGGTCAACTTCGTCGACGGCCTGGACGGGCTCGCGGCGGGCATGGTGTGCATCGCGTCGACGGCGTTCTTCCTGTACGCGTACCGCCTCTGGATGGGATACGGGATCGAGGCGGCGGCCCCCGCGACCCTGTTCGCGGCGATCCTGATGGGGATGTGCCTCGGCTTCCTGCCGCACAACATGCATCCGGCGCGGATCTTCATGGGCGACTCGGGCTCGATGCTGATCGGCCTGGTGCTGGCTGCGGGCGCGATCTCGATCACCGGCCAAGTGGACCCGGACCTGATGAAGATCTTCGAGGGCAGCGAGCGCGAGGCCACCCACGCGCTGCTCCCGGTCTTCATCCCGCTGGTGCTGCCGCTGACGATCATCGCGATCCCGGCCGCCGACCTCGTCCTCGCCATCGTCCGGCGCACCTGGAACGGCCAGTCGCCGTTCGCCGCCGACCGGGGCCACCTGCACCACCGGCTGCTGGAGATCGGCCACTCGCACAGCCGGGCCGTGCTGATCATGTACTTCTGGTCGGCCCTCATCGCCTTCGGCGCCGTCGGCTACTCGGTGCACTCGGCGTCCTCGTGGATCGTGTTCGTCATCATCGCGGCGAGCGCGGTGGGCCTCGTCCTGCTGCTGATGCCGCGCTTCACCCCGCGTGCCCCGCACTGGGCCAACCGCTTCGTGCCGCCGCGCTACCGCCACCGTGGAGCGGAGCAAGATCCGGCCATCCCGTACGAGGAGAGGCCGGCGCCCGTGGCTTCCGGGGCCCAACAGGGCCCGTCGGACGCGCGGATGGACGAGGAGGCCGCCGAACGGGCCCCCGTGGCGGTCGGAGTGTCCGGCGTCAACGGCGCTACCGCGATCGGCGCTCGTTCGCGCTTCCCGGATCGCCGCTCGATCGACTCCTCGCACTGA
- a CDS encoding F0F1 ATP synthase subunit B, protein MMYLAAEEPQMPLLPVWPEVVIGLICFGIVFFVFSKKLLPVINKTLEERREAIEGGIEKAESAQIEAQSVLEQYKAQLAEARHEAARLRQEAQEQGAVIIQEMKAEGQRQREEIIAAGHTQIEADRKAAASALRQDVGKLATDLAGKLVGESLQDHARQSGTVDRFLDELEAKAEAAR, encoded by the coding sequence ATGATGTACCTGGCAGCCGAGGAACCGCAGATGCCTCTGCTCCCGGTCTGGCCTGAAGTCGTCATCGGCTTGATCTGCTTCGGCATCGTCTTCTTCGTCTTCTCGAAGAAGCTGCTTCCGGTGATCAACAAGACCCTGGAAGAGCGCCGCGAGGCGATCGAGGGTGGCATCGAGAAGGCCGAATCGGCTCAGATCGAGGCTCAGAGCGTTCTTGAGCAGTACAAGGCTCAGCTCGCCGAAGCCCGCCACGAGGCCGCTCGTCTGCGCCAGGAGGCGCAGGAGCAGGGTGCCGTCATCATCCAGGAGATGAAGGCGGAAGGTCAGCGGCAGCGCGAAGAGATCATCGCCGCCGGTCACACCCAGATCGAGGCCGACCGCAAGGCCGCCGCCTCGGCGCTGCGTCAGGACGTGGGCAAGCTCGCCACCGACCTGGCCGGCAAGCTCGTCGGCGAGTCCCTCCAGGACCACGCCCGGCAGAGCGGCACCGTCGACCGTTTCCTCGACGAGCTCGAGGCGAAGGCCGAGGCAGCCCGATGA
- the glyA gene encoding serine hydroxymethyltransferase, which produces MPVTSPAAPAPAAVSPAPAALPQDFDALLRQDPEVAGVLLAETGRQAATLQLIAAENFASPAVLAALGSPLANKYAEGYPGARHHGGCEHADAAERIAVRRATALFGAEHANVQPHSGSSAVLAAYAALLRPGDTVLAMGLPYGGHLTHGAPGNFSGRWFDFVGYGVDPETGLIDYTRLRALARARRPEAIVCGSISYPRHPDYELFREIADEVGAYLIVDAAHPMGLIAGGAAPSPVPYADVVCATTHKVLRGPRGGMLLCGAELAERIDRAVFPFTQGGAQMHTVAAKAVAFGEAATPAYTRYAHQVVAHARVLAAGLEAEGFEVTTGGTDTHIVVADPAPLGVDGRTARERLAAAGVVLDTCALPYGDARGIRLGTAAVTTQGMDDGDMARIAALFGAAVREPGDVSPIAAEVRELAARNPPYPG; this is translated from the coding sequence ATGCCGGTCACCTCTCCCGCCGCACCCGCACCCGCAGCCGTGTCGCCCGCGCCCGCCGCCCTGCCCCAGGACTTCGACGCCCTGCTCCGCCAGGACCCGGAGGTCGCCGGAGTACTGCTGGCGGAGACCGGCAGACAGGCCGCCACCCTCCAGCTGATCGCCGCCGAGAACTTCGCCTCGCCCGCGGTCCTCGCAGCCCTCGGCTCCCCGCTCGCCAACAAGTACGCCGAGGGGTACCCGGGCGCCCGCCACCACGGCGGCTGCGAGCACGCGGACGCCGCCGAACGCATCGCGGTCCGCCGGGCCACCGCCCTCTTCGGCGCCGAACACGCCAACGTGCAGCCGCACTCCGGCTCCTCGGCCGTCCTGGCCGCCTACGCCGCGCTGCTGCGCCCGGGCGACACGGTGCTCGCGATGGGGCTCCCGTACGGGGGACACCTCACCCACGGGGCGCCGGGCAACTTCTCCGGCCGCTGGTTCGACTTCGTCGGCTACGGGGTCGACCCGGAGACCGGGCTCATCGACTACACCCGGCTCCGCGCGCTGGCCCGCGCCCGCCGCCCCGAGGCGATCGTCTGCGGCTCGATCTCCTACCCCCGCCACCCCGACTACGAGCTGTTCCGGGAGATCGCCGACGAGGTGGGCGCGTACCTGATCGTGGACGCCGCCCACCCGATGGGGCTGATCGCCGGGGGAGCGGCGCCGAGCCCCGTCCCGTACGCCGACGTGGTCTGCGCCACCACGCACAAGGTGCTGCGCGGTCCGCGCGGCGGCATGCTCCTGTGCGGCGCGGAGCTGGCCGAGCGGATCGACCGGGCGGTGTTCCCGTTCACCCAGGGCGGCGCGCAGATGCACACGGTGGCGGCGAAGGCCGTCGCGTTCGGGGAGGCGGCGACCCCCGCCTACACCCGCTACGCCCACCAGGTCGTCGCCCACGCCCGGGTGCTCGCCGCCGGCCTGGAGGCGGAGGGCTTCGAGGTCACCACGGGCGGCACGGACACCCACATCGTCGTCGCGGACCCGGCCCCGCTCGGCGTCGACGGCCGCACCGCCCGGGAGCGGCTGGCGGCGGCCGGGGTGGTCCTGGACACCTGCGCACTGCCGTACGGGGACGCCCGGGGCATCCGGCTGGGCACGGCCGCCGTCACCACCCAGGGGATGGACGACGGGGACATGGCCCGGATCGCGGCCCTGTTCGGAGCGGCCGTACGGGAGCCGGGCGATGTGAGCCCGATCGCGGCGGAGGTCCGTGAACTGGCCGCGCGCAATCCGCCGTATCCCGGGTAG
- a CDS encoding L-threonylcarbamoyladenylate synthase produces the protein MARRYDCNDATDRTTGLREAASAVRRGELVVLPTDTVYGIGADAFTSEAVADLLDAKGRGRNMPTPVLIGSPNTLHGLVTDFSEEAWELVDAFWPGALTLVAKHQPSLQWDLGDTRGTVAIRMPLHPVAIELLTEVGPMAVSSANLTGHPSPEDCDAAQGMLGDSVSVYLDGGPTPGIVPSSIVDVTGATPVLLRAGALSAEELRKVVPDLEVAN, from the coding sequence ATGGCTCGGCGATACGACTGCAACGACGCCACCGACCGGACCACGGGCCTGCGCGAGGCCGCATCGGCCGTCCGCCGGGGCGAACTGGTCGTGCTGCCCACCGACACCGTGTACGGGATCGGTGCGGACGCCTTCACCTCGGAGGCCGTCGCGGATCTGCTGGACGCCAAGGGCCGGGGCCGCAACATGCCCACCCCCGTCCTCATCGGCTCGCCGAACACGCTGCACGGCCTGGTCACCGACTTCTCCGAGGAGGCCTGGGAGCTCGTCGACGCCTTCTGGCCCGGCGCCCTCACCCTCGTCGCCAAGCACCAGCCCTCCCTCCAGTGGGACCTCGGTGACACCCGCGGCACGGTCGCCATCCGGATGCCCCTGCACCCGGTCGCCATCGAGCTGCTCACCGAGGTCGGCCCGATGGCCGTCTCCAGCGCCAACCTCACCGGACACCCCTCGCCCGAGGACTGCGACGCCGCCCAGGGGATGCTCGGGGACTCCGTCTCCGTCTACCTCGACGGCGGCCCGACGCCCGGCATCGTGCCGTCCTCGATCGTGGACGTCACCGGCGCCACCCCGGTCCTGCTGCGCGCCGGCGCCCTCTCCGCGGAGGAGCTGCGCAAGGTGGTCCCCGACCTCGAGGTGGCCAATTGA